A genomic region of Lates calcarifer isolate ASB-BC8 linkage group LG9, TLL_Latcal_v3, whole genome shotgun sequence contains the following coding sequences:
- the psmb7 gene encoding proteasome subunit beta type-7 isoform X2 has translation MSTHAASSTSRKHKSLFTKMAMLTVSRPPLGGFSFENCKRNAVLEGEVNKVGCSLPTARKTGTTICGVVFKDGVVLGADTRATEGMVVADKNCSKIHYISPNIYCCGAGTAADTEMTTQIISSNLELHGLSTGRLPRVATANRMLKQMLFRYQGYIGAALVLGGVDCNGPHLYSIYPHGSTDKLPYVTMGSGSLAAMAVFEDRYKPDMEEEAAKQLVRDAIAAGIFNDLGSGSNIDLCVITKGKVDYIRPHDEANKKGIRTGDYKYKGGTTGVLTKVVTPLDLELVDESVQTMDTS, from the exons ATGTCAACACATGCCGCTTCCTCTACTTCCCGGAAACACAAATCCTTATTCACCAAAATGGCGATGTTAACAGTGAGCCGGCCACCGCTCGGGGGTTTCAGTTTCGAAAACTGCAAGAG aaatGCAGTTTTGGAAGGTGAAGTTAACAAAGTGGGATGCAGTTTACCTACTGCTCGTAAAACAGGAACTACCATCTGTGGTGTGGTCTTCAAG GATGGTGTTGTACTCGGGGCTGACACTAGAGCCACTGAGGGCATGGTAGTGGCAGACAAGAACTGCTCCAAGATCCACTACATCTCCCCCAACATTTA CTGTTGTGGAGCAGGaacagctgcagacacagagatgacTACTCAGATCATCTCCTCCAACCTGGAGCTACACGGCCTCTCTACAGGCAGACTGCCACGTGTGGCCACTGCTAACCGCATGCTCAAACAAATGCTCTTCAG gtatCAAGGCTATATTGGGGCTGCTCTGGTCCTTGGTGGAGTGGACTGTAATGGTCCTCACCTTTACAGTATCTACCCTCACGGCTCCACTGACAAGCTGCCCTACGTCACCATGG gCTCTGGGTCTCTGGCTGCTATGGCAGTATTTGAGGACCGCTACAAGCCTGACATGGAG gAGGAGGCGGCCAAGCAGCTGGTGCGTGACGCAATTGCCGCTGGTATCTTCAATGACCTGGGCTCTGGCAGCAACATTGACCTGTGTGTTATCACCAAGGGCAAAGTGGACTACATCCGGCCCCACGATGAGGCCAACAAGAAGGGGATCAG AACTGGTGACTACAAGTACAAAGGAGGTACCACCGGTGTGTTGACAAAGGTGGTGACCCCACTGGACCTGGAGCTGGTGGATGAATCTGTACAGACTATGGATACCTCCTAG
- the psmb7 gene encoding proteasome subunit beta type-7 isoform X1: MSTHAASSTSRKHKSLFTKMAMLTVSRPPLGGFSFENCKRNAVLEGEVNKVGCSLPTARKTGTTICGVVFKDGVVLGADTRATEGMVVADKNCSKIHYISPNIYCCGAGTAADTEMTTQIISSNLELHGLSTGRLPRVATANRMLKQMLFRYQGYIGAALVLGGVDCNGPHLYSIYPHGSTDKLPYVTMGSGSLAAMAVFEDRYKPDMEEEAAKQLVRDAIAAGIFNDLGSGSNIDLCVITKGKVDYIRPHDEANKKGIRLNELEALQLTGDYKYKGGTTGVLTKVVTPLDLELVDESVQTMDTS; the protein is encoded by the exons ATGTCAACACATGCCGCTTCCTCTACTTCCCGGAAACACAAATCCTTATTCACCAAAATGGCGATGTTAACAGTGAGCCGGCCACCGCTCGGGGGTTTCAGTTTCGAAAACTGCAAGAG aaatGCAGTTTTGGAAGGTGAAGTTAACAAAGTGGGATGCAGTTTACCTACTGCTCGTAAAACAGGAACTACCATCTGTGGTGTGGTCTTCAAG GATGGTGTTGTACTCGGGGCTGACACTAGAGCCACTGAGGGCATGGTAGTGGCAGACAAGAACTGCTCCAAGATCCACTACATCTCCCCCAACATTTA CTGTTGTGGAGCAGGaacagctgcagacacagagatgacTACTCAGATCATCTCCTCCAACCTGGAGCTACACGGCCTCTCTACAGGCAGACTGCCACGTGTGGCCACTGCTAACCGCATGCTCAAACAAATGCTCTTCAG gtatCAAGGCTATATTGGGGCTGCTCTGGTCCTTGGTGGAGTGGACTGTAATGGTCCTCACCTTTACAGTATCTACCCTCACGGCTCCACTGACAAGCTGCCCTACGTCACCATGG gCTCTGGGTCTCTGGCTGCTATGGCAGTATTTGAGGACCGCTACAAGCCTGACATGGAG gAGGAGGCGGCCAAGCAGCTGGTGCGTGACGCAATTGCCGCTGGTATCTTCAATGACCTGGGCTCTGGCAGCAACATTGACCTGTGTGTTATCACCAAGGGCAAAGTGGACTACATCCGGCCCCACGATGAGGCCAACAAGAAGGGGATCAG ACTAAATGAGCTCGAAGCCTTGCAGCT AACTGGTGACTACAAGTACAAAGGAGGTACCACCGGTGTGTTGACAAAGGTGGTGACCCCACTGGACCTGGAGCTGGTGGATGAATCTGTACAGACTATGGATACCTCCTAG
- the nr5a1b gene encoding steroidogenic factor 1b — protein sequence MEYRHDVDFEEPCPVCGDKVSGYHYGLLTCESCKGFFKRTVQNNKRYICAENQECRIDKTLRKRCPFCRFQKCLHVGMRLEAVRTDRMRGGRNKFGPMYKRDRALKQQRKALIQANGFRIEGCTTLISSTHQRDFTFTSGLQPDSIIQSTPLPTAQNDYISYQPPSLCSLLHSKSPGATHYQCSSFSNRTVKSEHTNNCASSQASAVGIYTESDKLYLNSPQGPRTPRLVMEFLLCDPDELQLQNKITARLQQEQTGWRKHGNPSTFSLMCLMADQTLFSIVEWARTSIFFKQLKVSDQMKLLHSCWSELLILDIISRQVLYGKEGSLLLVTGQEVQLSDIASHTGPTLASLVQRGQDLVEKLLILKVDRQEFACIKFLILFNPDVKELEEHPLIESVQKQAERALLEYTLCTYSQYLGRFTHLLLCLSELRSLSTLAEDYLYCRHLSGEVPCNNLLTEMLHAKRSWV from the exons ATGGAGTACAGACATGATGTGGATTTTGAGGAGCCTTGTCCAGTCTGTGGAGATAAAGTCTCCGGATACCACTACGGTCTGCTGACCTGTGAAAGTTGCAAG GGGTTTTTCAAAAGAACGGTTCAAAACAACAAGAGGTACATCTGTGCAGAAAACCAGGAGTGCAGAATTGATAAAACTCTGAGGAAACGATGTCCATTCTGCAGATTTCAAAAGTGTCTTCATGTTGGCATGCGACTGGAAG CTGTTCGCACAGATCGGATGCGAGGTGGCAGAAACAAGTTTGGCCCCATGTACAAACGTGATCGTGCCCtcaagcagcagagaaaagcttTGATACAAGCTAATGGATTTAGAATAGAGGGCTGCACAACTCTGATCTCCTCAACTCACCAGAGAGATTTTACCTTCACTAGTGGCCTCCAACCAGACTCCATCATTCAGAGCACCCCACTACCCACAGCACAGAATGACTACATCAGCTACCAACCTCCATCACTGTGTTCACTTCTGCACTCCAAATCGCCTGGTGCCACCCACTATCAGTGCTCCTCTTTCTCAAATAGGACAGTCAAGTCAGAGCACACTAACAACTGTGCAAGTTCACAAGCCTCTGCTGTAGGAATCTACACTGAATCAGACAAGCTATACCTGAACTCTCCACAAGGTCCCAGGACGCCTCGCCTGGTGATGGAGTTCCTGCTCTGTGATCCAGATGAGCTACAACTGCAGAATAAGATCACTGCTCGTCTCCAGCAGGAGCAGACTGGCTGGCGTAAACATGGGAACCCCAGCACCTTCAGCCTAATGTGCCTCATGGCTGACCAGACATTGTTCTCCATTGTAGAGTGGGCTCGTACATCCATCTTCTTTAAACAACTGAAG GTGAGTGATCAGATGAAGTTACTGCACAGCTGCTGGAGTGAACTGTTGATTCTGGACATCATTTCTAGACAGGTCCTGTATGGCAAAGAGGGCAGTCTGCTCCTGGTCACTGGGCAGGAG GTGCAGCTGTCAGACATAGCCTCTCATACTGGTCCTACCTTGGCCAGCCTGGTCCAAAGAGGACAGGACCTGGTTGAGAAGCTCCTTATCTTAAAGGTGGATCGTCAAGAGTTCGCCTGTATCAAGTTCCTCATCCTCTTTAACCCAG ATGTGAAAGAACTTGAGGAACATCCACTCATAGAGAGTGTACAAAAGCAGGCTGAACGGGCCCTGCTGGAGTACACATTGTGCACCTATTCTCAATACCTAGGGCGCTTTACTCATCTGCTACTGTGTCTCTCTGAGTTACGTTCACTCAGCACCCTCGCTGAAGACTACCTGTACTGCAGACACCTGAGTGGTGAGGTGCCCTGCAACAACCTGCTCACTGAGATGCTCCATGCCAAGCGCAGCTGGGTGTGA